A single genomic interval of Amycolatopsis albispora harbors:
- a CDS encoding bis-aminopropyl spermidine synthase family protein, protein MSSLNEVLASHGVHQRPLRTAIGLLGDGWIRFDELVRRAAAPRRSVEELLAALGTDLDRDGDSVRLRPDAVERYAEFRVCEEKSAPGLLAEMSRLISAVPPPLPALDHVQATAETVVRRAEWLDARYDLGRARLLFLGDHDLTSLAVHTLRPDADLTVVDLDERVLAYVDEHSDGAVRTLHADLRVGLPHAVLGGADLVFSDPPYTPEGMGLFAARGIEALADPPLGRLLLAYGYSPRHPALGGQVQQELLRLGLTFEAILPDFHSYHGAQAIGAAADLYVCQPTARARKQKAKQGIYTHGPQSVEATGSGAALLDRVREIADRPVVETPRADWSKPINGEVLAFDLSGDPGPWLLRLLLATNASRVAVLVPNSHPDLVSASAQAALHALLDRKYQLKLLRSLPDNKHAVVVADLVEAPAVPLTRAHARLANVPGVDPALHPYRLIDLPRHTLETLLPTL, encoded by the coding sequence GTGAGTTCACTGAACGAGGTACTGGCCTCCCACGGCGTGCACCAGCGCCCGCTGCGCACCGCCATCGGCCTGCTGGGGGACGGCTGGATCCGGTTCGACGAGCTGGTCCGCCGTGCCGCGGCCCCGCGACGGAGCGTGGAAGAACTGCTGGCCGCGCTCGGCACCGACCTCGATCGGGACGGGGATTCGGTGCGGTTGCGCCCGGACGCCGTCGAGCGGTACGCCGAATTCCGCGTGTGCGAGGAGAAGTCCGCGCCCGGCCTGCTGGCGGAGATGTCGCGGCTGATCTCGGCGGTGCCGCCGCCACTGCCCGCGCTCGACCACGTCCAGGCCACCGCGGAAACCGTGGTGCGGCGCGCGGAATGGCTCGACGCGCGGTACGACCTCGGTCGCGCGCGGCTGTTGTTCCTCGGTGACCACGATCTCACTTCGCTCGCCGTGCACACGTTGCGCCCGGACGCCGACCTGACCGTGGTCGACCTCGACGAGCGGGTACTCGCCTATGTGGACGAGCACTCCGATGGCGCGGTCCGCACGCTGCACGCCGATCTGCGCGTCGGCCTGCCGCACGCCGTGCTCGGCGGCGCCGACCTGGTGTTCAGCGATCCGCCGTACACCCCGGAGGGCATGGGCCTGTTCGCCGCCCGCGGCATCGAAGCGCTGGCCGACCCGCCGCTGGGCAGGCTGCTGCTGGCGTACGGCTACAGCCCGCGGCACCCGGCGCTCGGCGGGCAGGTGCAGCAGGAGCTGCTGCGGCTGGGGCTGACCTTCGAGGCGATCCTGCCGGACTTCCACTCGTACCACGGCGCGCAGGCCATCGGCGCGGCCGCGGACCTGTACGTCTGCCAGCCGACCGCACGGGCCCGCAAGCAGAAGGCGAAGCAGGGCATCTACACGCACGGCCCGCAGTCGGTCGAAGCCACCGGCTCGGGGGCGGCGCTGCTGGACCGCGTGCGGGAGATCGCCGACCGGCCGGTGGTCGAGACACCACGCGCGGACTGGTCGAAGCCGATCAACGGCGAGGTGCTGGCCTTCGACCTGAGTGGCGACCCCGGCCCGTGGCTGCTGCGGCTGCTGCTCGCCACGAACGCGTCACGGGTGGCCGTGCTGGTGCCGAACTCGCACCCGGACCTGGTCAGTGCCTCGGCGCAGGCCGCGCTGCACGCCCTGCTCGACCGGAAGTACCAGCTGAAACTGCTGCGGAGCCTGCCGGACAACAAGCACGCCGTGGTGGTCGCCGACCTCGTCGAGGCGCCCGCCGTCCCGCTCACCAGGGCACACGCCCGGCTGGCCAACGTGCCGGGCGTGGACCCGGCACTGCACCCGTACCGGCTGATCGACCTGCCGCGGCACACCCTGGAAACCCTGCTGCCCACGCTCTGA
- a CDS encoding NAD(P)-dependent malic enzyme, with product MTGKPMNEDSTPVTDEEIFTGHEGGKLSVAAQRPISVARDLSIAYTPGVAKVSRAIAEDAALARQYTWAERLVVVVSDGTAVLGLGDIGPSASLPVMEGKSVLFKTFADLDSIPLVLNTTDVDEIVETLVRLRPSFGAVNLEDIAAPRCFELEDKLKAALDCPVMHDDQHGTAIVALAALRGANLVLDKNLADQRVVISGAGAAGVACARILQAAGIGEVTVLDSKGIIHQGRDGLNPVKQELAASTNASGLTGGLPEAIRGADVFLGLSGSTIEEELLATMATGSIVFALSNPDPEIHPDVAAKYASIVATGRSDFPNQINNVLAFPGVFRGALDSGARAITERMKIAAADAIVAVASDDLGPDRIVPSPLDPRVALEVAAAVAKAAGEDGVNS from the coding sequence ATGACGGGAAAACCCATGAACGAAGACAGCACGCCGGTGACCGACGAGGAGATCTTCACCGGTCACGAGGGCGGGAAGCTCTCCGTCGCCGCCCAGCGGCCGATCTCGGTCGCGCGTGATCTGTCCATCGCCTACACGCCGGGGGTGGCCAAGGTGAGCCGCGCCATCGCCGAGGACGCCGCGCTCGCCAGGCAGTACACCTGGGCCGAGCGGCTGGTCGTGGTGGTCAGCGACGGCACCGCCGTGCTGGGCCTCGGCGACATCGGGCCGAGCGCCTCGCTGCCGGTGATGGAGGGCAAGTCGGTCCTGTTCAAGACCTTCGCCGACCTGGACTCGATCCCGCTGGTGCTCAACACCACCGACGTGGACGAGATCGTCGAGACGCTGGTCCGGCTGCGGCCGTCGTTCGGCGCGGTGAACCTGGAGGACATCGCGGCGCCGCGCTGCTTCGAGCTGGAGGACAAGCTCAAGGCCGCGCTGGACTGCCCGGTCATGCACGACGACCAGCACGGCACCGCGATCGTGGCGCTGGCCGCGCTGCGCGGGGCGAACCTGGTGCTCGACAAGAACCTGGCCGACCAGCGGGTGGTGATCTCCGGGGCCGGCGCGGCCGGCGTGGCCTGCGCGCGGATCCTGCAGGCCGCGGGCATCGGCGAGGTCACCGTGCTGGACTCGAAGGGCATCATCCACCAGGGCCGGGACGGGCTGAACCCGGTCAAGCAGGAGTTGGCCGCGTCGACGAACGCCAGCGGGCTCACCGGCGGGCTGCCGGAGGCGATCCGGGGTGCCGACGTGTTCCTCGGGCTGTCGGGCTCCACCATCGAGGAGGAGCTGCTGGCCACCATGGCCACCGGCTCGATCGTGTTCGCACTGTCCAATCCGGACCCGGAGATCCACCCGGACGTGGCGGCCAAGTACGCCTCGATCGTGGCCACCGGGCGCAGCGACTTCCCCAACCAGATCAACAACGTGCTGGCCTTCCCCGGCGTGTTCCGCGGTGCGCTGGACTCCGGCGCGCGGGCGATCACCGAGCGGATGAAGATCGCCGCCGCGGACGCCATCGTCGCGGTCGCCTCCGACGACCTCGGCCCGGACCGGATCGTGCCGAGCCCGCTGGACCCGCGGGTCGCGCTCGAAGTGGCCGCCGCCGTGGCGAAGGCCGCCGGCGAGGACGGCGTGAACTCCTAG
- a CDS encoding dTDP-4-dehydrorhamnose 3,5-epimerase family protein — MQVRELAVRDCFEFTPRKFPDHRGAFAAPFQEEPFRETVGHPLGLAQTNYSESRRGTIRGIHFADTPPGQAKYIWCPRGSLLDVMVDLRVGSPTFGHWDAVHLDAETVRAVYLPEGIGHSFVALEDDTVMIYLCSTSFNPSAEHGANPMDPALGLPWPADIEPILSEKDRDAPTMAQLAAEGRLPTYEACLARYEELRGAVPSR, encoded by the coding sequence ATGCAGGTGCGCGAGTTGGCGGTACGGGATTGCTTCGAGTTCACCCCGCGGAAGTTCCCCGATCACCGCGGTGCGTTCGCCGCGCCGTTCCAGGAAGAGCCCTTCCGGGAAACGGTCGGCCACCCGCTCGGCCTCGCGCAGACGAACTACAGCGAGTCGCGGCGCGGCACCATTCGCGGCATCCACTTCGCCGACACGCCGCCGGGGCAGGCGAAGTACATCTGGTGCCCGCGCGGCTCGCTGCTGGACGTGATGGTCGACCTCCGCGTCGGCTCGCCGACCTTCGGCCACTGGGACGCGGTGCACCTGGACGCGGAGACGGTGCGCGCGGTCTACCTGCCCGAGGGCATCGGCCACAGCTTCGTCGCGCTCGAAGACGACACCGTGATGATCTACCTGTGCTCCACCAGCTTCAACCCCTCCGCCGAGCACGGCGCGAACCCGATGGACCCGGCGCTCGGGCTGCCGTGGCCGGCCGACATCGAGCCCATTCTGTCCGAAAAGGACCGTGACGCGCCGACGATGGCGCAGCTCGCCGCCGAGGGCAGGCTGCCGACCTACGAAGCCTGCCTGGCGCGTTACGAGGAACTGCGCGGGGCCGTTCCTTCCCGCTGA
- a CDS encoding hotdog fold domain-containing protein, whose protein sequence is MWRSLAARPGGKLLFSAAMCLRVPYFRTVLPHIRDLRPGRCEVSAPKWWGVHNHIGTFHAIAACNLAEIAMGMLAEATVPPTHRWLPKGMSVNYVAKAETGLTAVAELEVIPEFGDDGTELGVPVVIRDKAGKPVVTGTITIWVTKKPGQREGTAPRSSS, encoded by the coding sequence ATGTGGCGGTCGCTGGCCGCGAGGCCGGGCGGGAAGCTGCTGTTCTCGGCCGCGATGTGCCTGCGTGTGCCGTACTTCCGCACGGTGCTCCCGCACATCCGCGACCTCCGCCCCGGCCGGTGCGAGGTGTCCGCGCCGAAGTGGTGGGGAGTCCACAATCACATCGGGACCTTTCACGCGATCGCGGCGTGCAACCTCGCCGAGATCGCGATGGGCATGCTGGCCGAGGCGACCGTGCCGCCGACGCACCGCTGGCTGCCCAAGGGCATGTCGGTGAACTACGTGGCGAAGGCGGAGACCGGGCTGACCGCGGTCGCCGAGCTCGAGGTGATCCCGGAGTTCGGCGACGACGGCACCGAGCTGGGCGTACCGGTGGTGATCCGCGACAAAGCGGGCAAACCGGTGGTCACCGGCACGATCACCATCTGGGTCACGAAGAAACCGGGTCAGCGGGAAGGAACGGCCCCGCGCAGTTCCTCGTAA